A window of the Scleropages formosus chromosome 5, fSclFor1.1, whole genome shotgun sequence genome harbors these coding sequences:
- the LOC108942102 gene encoding alpha-N-acetylneuraminide alpha-2,8-sialyltransferase-like isoform X1, with translation MMMMMSRYPRSRWLGWAALCVVVLYWVYNYPVCRLPTDTEIVQEVLRHAQAWKQNKTAIRMLRKLLEDCCEPRKMFALTKENSPMGKVLWYDGEFYYSHTVNKDTYQLFVKKVSNGLCALTLCGVQVCVHEPPLRLPLKKCSVVGNGGILKQSGCGREIDLSDFIMRCNLPPLSKEYTNDIGTRTHLVTANPSIIEKRFNNLQWSRKPFVESMKVYGKSYIYMPAFSMKPGTEPSLRAYYALNDVDSDQMVLFANPDFLKNVDKFWKRRGIRAKRLSTGLFMVSLALGLCEEVTIYGFWPFNSSLGESTVKHHYYDNVLPFSGFHTMSEEFRRLWQLHKEGVLHMRIGSCPAQVG, from the exons atgatgatgatgatgtccagGTACCCCAGGAGCAGGTGGCTCGGCTGGGCAGCGCTGTGTGTCGTCGTGCTCTACTGGGTGTACAACTACCCCGTGTGCAGGCTGCCCACGGACACGGAGATCGTGCAAGAAGTGCTGCGACACGCGCAGGCgtggaagcaaaacaaaaccGCGATCAGAATGCTGAG GAAGCTGCTGGAAGACTGCTGTGAGCCCAGAAAGATGTTTGCTCTGACAAAGGAGAACTCCCCCATGGGCAAAGTGCTGTGGTATGATGGGGAGTTTTACTACTCTCACACTGTCAACAAGGACACCTACCAGCTCTTTGTGAAG AAGGTGTCTAACGGCCTGTGTGCGCTCACCCTGTGCGGCGTTCAAGTGTGCGTAcat GAGCCGCCGCTGCGCCTTCCCCTGAAAAAGTGCTCCGTAGTCGGTAATGGAGGCATCCTGAAACAGAGCGGCTGCGGCCGGGAGATCGACCTCTCCGACTTCATCATGCG ATGCAATCTGCCTCCGCTGTCTAAGGAGTATACGAACGACATCGGGACCAGAACGCACTTGGTGACGGCGAACCCCAGCATCATCGAGAAAAG GTTTAACAACCTCCAATGGTCAAGGAAGCCATTTGTGGAAAGCATGAAGGTGTACGGGAAAAGCTACATCTACATGCCGGCCTTCTCCATGAAACCTGGAACGGAGCCCTCCCTGCGGGCCTACTATGCCCTCAACGATGTCGATTCCGATCAGATGGTGCTCTTTGCCAACCCAGACTTTCTAAAGAATGTGGACAAGTTCTGGAAGCGTCGTGGCATCCGTGCTAAACGCCTGTCCACGGGCCTCTTTATGGTGAGCCTGGCACTGGGGCTGTGTGAAGAGGTCACCATCTATGGCTTCTGGCCATTCAACAGCAGCCTGGGCGAGTCCACTGTCAAGCACCACTACTACGACAATGTGCTGCCCTTCTCCGGCTTCCACACCATGTCTGAGGAGTTCCGGCGGCTGTGGCAGCTGCACAAGGAGGGCGTGCTGCACATGCGCATCGGCAGTTGCCCAGCACAAGTGGGCTAG
- the LOC108942102 gene encoding alpha-N-acetylneuraminide alpha-2,8-sialyltransferase-like isoform X2, translating into MMMMMSRYPRSRWLGWAALCVVVLYWVYNYPVCRLPTDTEIVQEVLRHAQAWKQNKTAIRMLRKLLEDCCEPRKMFALTKENSPMGKVLWYDGEFYYSHTVNKDTYQLFVKEPPLRLPLKKCSVVGNGGILKQSGCGREIDLSDFIMRCNLPPLSKEYTNDIGTRTHLVTANPSIIEKRFNNLQWSRKPFVESMKVYGKSYIYMPAFSMKPGTEPSLRAYYALNDVDSDQMVLFANPDFLKNVDKFWKRRGIRAKRLSTGLFMVSLALGLCEEVTIYGFWPFNSSLGESTVKHHYYDNVLPFSGFHTMSEEFRRLWQLHKEGVLHMRIGSCPAQVG; encoded by the exons atgatgatgatgatgtccagGTACCCCAGGAGCAGGTGGCTCGGCTGGGCAGCGCTGTGTGTCGTCGTGCTCTACTGGGTGTACAACTACCCCGTGTGCAGGCTGCCCACGGACACGGAGATCGTGCAAGAAGTGCTGCGACACGCGCAGGCgtggaagcaaaacaaaaccGCGATCAGAATGCTGAG GAAGCTGCTGGAAGACTGCTGTGAGCCCAGAAAGATGTTTGCTCTGACAAAGGAGAACTCCCCCATGGGCAAAGTGCTGTGGTATGATGGGGAGTTTTACTACTCTCACACTGTCAACAAGGACACCTACCAGCTCTTTGTGAAG GAGCCGCCGCTGCGCCTTCCCCTGAAAAAGTGCTCCGTAGTCGGTAATGGAGGCATCCTGAAACAGAGCGGCTGCGGCCGGGAGATCGACCTCTCCGACTTCATCATGCG ATGCAATCTGCCTCCGCTGTCTAAGGAGTATACGAACGACATCGGGACCAGAACGCACTTGGTGACGGCGAACCCCAGCATCATCGAGAAAAG GTTTAACAACCTCCAATGGTCAAGGAAGCCATTTGTGGAAAGCATGAAGGTGTACGGGAAAAGCTACATCTACATGCCGGCCTTCTCCATGAAACCTGGAACGGAGCCCTCCCTGCGGGCCTACTATGCCCTCAACGATGTCGATTCCGATCAGATGGTGCTCTTTGCCAACCCAGACTTTCTAAAGAATGTGGACAAGTTCTGGAAGCGTCGTGGCATCCGTGCTAAACGCCTGTCCACGGGCCTCTTTATGGTGAGCCTGGCACTGGGGCTGTGTGAAGAGGTCACCATCTATGGCTTCTGGCCATTCAACAGCAGCCTGGGCGAGTCCACTGTCAAGCACCACTACTACGACAATGTGCTGCCCTTCTCCGGCTTCCACACCATGTCTGAGGAGTTCCGGCGGCTGTGGCAGCTGCACAAGGAGGGCGTGCTGCACATGCGCATCGGCAGTTGCCCAGCACAAGTGGGCTAG